One window from the genome of Cardiocondyla obscurior isolate alpha-2009 linkage group LG04, Cobs3.1, whole genome shotgun sequence encodes:
- the Ndl gene encoding serine protease nudel isoform X1: MRSTDKLSKLRDEKSPTPQMVDIPIDPPCCVTGTRIRCTSIISDNCKYSEHGHSNFYTRHKYLLLTGAISILLIISFFFTINLIFSVISGYGKPSARVQPETRMERVIELGFPPGRRSLLKSWMEKVIDEDPSFNDRTELTSQITRAAEADEFPNAISDEGVSKRAKREVLRKRRDCDTKAKDCEILLKTVQDYIALFVNKLSLANGKELLPAEIIKCLECKDLLETADDENEVSDEMQPKDQYFPHEQNQSSDFSPVVIKLLDNEQAVSSPTRAEVNWTEAARIQPIEIDLVTNNPSQNVTNQSLKSDISETATVLIDHTNSNDGQWTRVNDTDVDNSDINNKRPGTSSALNYSQTTEVLQTDVSVTAKADQQKYPITEDEDITSTKFFTTESSGIRMQHGVITRAKQTAKTTITAGSTGTAETRTQATIDLTNQSAGNVMSVPAGYDVTGIDGGTMHPSTRPSSEGHPENRSATTVVTESKSMENDRNYEFTERPQTEDNTTPVTESTKFLKKLSPTTWAMTHPVCFFRSYPGPFPSIPASAFYEGPSTIQSHGFGFQNQLQNPSSPNYKPGLTMQFLSLNSDQTPTEQNTGPVPNVPITPLNQHLVETSQEQNVNMPYFCGYLTLATTRFPPVSDISQSDRSTNEAKELPRKPEKLSEKFNARYNPGLPTLSGCPINFHQCDNLECVPEMKWCDGRIDCTDVSDEISCSCRDRISQDRLCDGYFDCPRGEDELGCFDCPLSSFSCDDWYSRSSSNNCVPLSQRCDGKEQCPNGKDEHDCDILLEKHMDSNDIFMVGYTEGYLHKNVRGQWYPVCSKTLSWAIFACASEIGRPLTSLPEMEIVFENSFQNPYVIESNNGGIQTASCQGAAVFVKCPPLPCGTKTLPRQSSSLASNATKNNFLYRRHANEQSSPEFTRIYKETLGLLRQTVIEEGTQDQSDTIVGSQTRVVGGRASQPKAWPFLVAIYKDGHFHCGGVIINEIYILTAGHCMDRYTEHYFEIQAGILRRLSFSPMAQLRKPKYVLVHPGYAKREMQNDIAIIMLDRRLLFNRWVRQACLPSLATAGREWKEGPSPQSVCVATGWGAVKEDGPEPDHLREVEVPILPSCKYMADKNNATICAGYPEGGHDACQGDSGGPLMCRNPKLESQWYAAGLISHGDGCGRPNEPGVYMKLSYYLDWILESSETLQSQVMPLMGNKPLDLCPGFSCQSSLQKCLPREKRCDKIVNCLDAEDEIGCGFLKVKGRFKESNFNNVSAKQQSNKVLSESTKKKKASIEPTSFSTVSYFFQTETQTYSSENSDSLDAITPATTISHVKFTCKNLFQTISVSKKCNKRLDCEDGTDEENCTCKDYLLNFRPTTICDGHLDCDDQTDEKNCGICKDDEFHCNRSGNFCIPIEKKCDKIFNCPLREDEVDCLALTYGKYMNVDNENRPVLNREGLLSQNYNGTWHLACIQPDTLKNPTVMSMIGKNLCNYLGFAGLELLDRIVVNETVLETRFSRWSDNVTSYEPSPSHVEENERGESCTALQFRCRPVLSSSADSLLVVDPRTGEYTYLWPWLAAIFVDGRYHCTALLLESDWLLSTSSCTKAIRLSVNYTTALVGQSRSFLLVDGPHQQISVVDEIEDLKTTDVSLLHLKTAVNFTRYVQPLFFEKKIYPPTKDDLCVAIGTNKEHLTQSIFLKPVLQNCDNCHRCFVKTQSVKCLNNETSSNWNGLVFCRNEEGWYPAAVFYENDGLCSFRNVQNLTSIDYIYAYLTQALEKAPQRTPEATCDGVRCNIGQCVPWNQVCDGVADCRDGADEKDEMCLRVQQMKKENKISECAKSELRCINGECIPKSAFCDSKVDCSDGTDEPVICSCAEYLKLTKPERLCDGVRHCFDKTDESPEECQCTETSFKCNTESTNVTCVSQDFVCDGDNDCPNGEDEAECIKVRDLADKRPTASEVMQRTYGVWHTLCYSSEETSREEEAANVCRKSGYSNGIIDSKHQIFNQSVVPSLDDFYMVRLNMDTWITMREDKPLITLVKPEEACYRLFVKCS, translated from the exons A tGCGTTCGACggataaattaagtaaattgcGCGACGAAAAAAGTCCAACTCCGCAAATGGTCGATATTCCAATTGATCCACCATGTTGCGTGACAGGTACAAGAATTCGATGCACAA GCATAATATCCGACAATTGCAAGTACAGCGAGCACGGCCATTCGAACTTTTACACGCGACACAAATACCTTCTCCTGACTGGAGCGATTTCTATTTTACTGATTATTAGTTTCTTTTTCacaattaatcttattttttccGTAATATCCGGATACGGTAAACCTTCAG CTCGCGTTCAACCGGAAACACGCATGGAGCGGGTGATCGAGCTAGGCTTTCCTCCCGGCAGACGGTCATTGTTGAAGTCTTGGATGGAGAAAGTGATCGATGAAGACCCATCTTTCAACGATCGGACAGAGTTGACGAGCCAGATAACGCGAGCTGCAGAAGCTGACGAATTTCCTAATGCGATAAGCGACGAAGGCGTTAGTAAACGTGCCAAGCGGGAAGTACTTCGCAAAAGAAGAGATTGCGATACGAAAGCGAAAGACTGCGAGATATTGTTGAAAACCGTGCAAGACTACATCGCGCTTTTCGTGAATAAACTCTCGCTGGCGAACGGGAAAGAATTATTGCCAGcggaaattataaaatgtctCGAGTGCAAGGATCTGCTGGAAACTGCGGATGACGAAAACGAAGTAAGCGACGAGATGCAGCCGAAGGATCAGTATTTCCCTCATGAGCAAAATCAATCGAGCGATTTCAGTCCGGTCGTCATCAAGCTGCTGGACAACGAACAGGCCGTGAGCAGCCCGACGCGAGCGGAAGTTAATTGGACAGAAGCAGCGCGGATACAGCCGATAGAAATTGATTTGGTAACAAACAATCCATCACAAAACGTCACGAATCAATCATTGAAAAGCGACATATCCGAAACCGCCACTGTATTAATTGATCATACGAATTCCAATGACGGACAGTGGACGCGCGTAAACGACACTGACGTCGACAATTCGGACATCAATAACAAACGACCAGGCACTAGCTCGGCGCTAAATTATTCGCAAACGACGGAAGTCCTCCAAACTGACGTGAGCGTTACGGCGAAAGCCGATCAACAGAAGTATCCGATAACCGAGGACGAGGATATCACGAGCACGAAATTTTTCACAACGGAATCCAGTGGCATTAGAATGCAGCATGGTGTTATTACGAGGGCTAAACAAACTGCAAAGACCACAATCACGGCTGGTTCCACAGGGACAGCCGAAACGAGAACACAAGCCACCATCGATCTTACGAACCAGAGTGCTGGAAACGTGATGAGTGTGCCGGCGGGATACGACGTGACCGGAATTGACGGTGGCACGATGCATCCTTCAACGCGTCCTTCGTCCGAGGGACACCCAGAAAATCGATCCGCAACGACAGTCG ttACAGAATCAAAGTCGATGGAAAATGATCGCAATTACGAGTTCACCGAACGTCCGCAAACGGAGGATAACACCACCCCAGTAACGGAGAGCACGAAATTCCTTAAAAAACTAAGCCCTACGACGTGGGCGATGACTCATCCGGTCTGCTTCTTTCGCTCATATCCTGGTCCATTTCCCAGCATACCAGCGTCGGCGTTTTACGAAGGTCCCTCTACCATACAAAGCCACGGATTCGGGTTCCAGAATCAGCTGCAAAATCCCTCATCGCCAAATTATAAGCCAGGGCTCACGatgcaatttttatcattaaactCTGATCAGACTCCGACGGAACAAAACACCGGACCTGTGCCGAACGTGCCGATCACCCCCCTGAATCAGCACTTAGTTGAGACGTCTCAGGAACAAAATGTAAACATGCCGTACTTTTGCGGTTATTTAACACTGGCGACTACTCGCTTCCCACCGGTTTCCGACATATCGCAATCCGATCGCTCTACCAACGAAGCGAAAGAGCTTCCAAGAAAGCCCGAGAAATTGTCTGAGAAGTTCAACGCGCGATATAATCCGG GGCTCCCGACGTTGAGCGGATGCCCTATAAATTTTCATCAATGCGATAATCTCGAATGCGTTCCGGAGATGAAATGGTGCGACGGCCGCATCGATTGCACCGACGTCAGTGATGAGATAAGCTGCTCCTGCCGAGATCGGATATCGCAGGATCGCTTGTGCGACGGTTATTTCGATTGTCCACGCGGGGAGGACGAGCTTGGTTGTTTTG atTGTCCATTGAGTTCTTTCAGCTGTGACGACTGGTACAGTCGGTCTAGCAGCAATAATTGCGTACCACTTTCGCAACGTTGCGATGGAAAAGAGCAGTGTCCCAACGGAAAAGACGAACACGATTGCGATATACTTCTGGAAAAGCACATGGACTCAAACGAT atttttatGGTCGGTTATACCGAAGGATATCTCCACAAAAACGTGCGGGGACAATGGTATCCCGTTTGCTCGAAAACGCTCTCTTGGGCAATTTTCGCTTGCGCGTCGGAAATTGGTCGACCGCTAAC AAGCCTGCCGGAGATGGAAATCGTGTTTGAGAATTCTTTTCAAAATCCTTACGTGATCGAATCGAATAATGGTGGCATACAAACGGCGTCGTGCCAGGGTGCGGCGGTATTCGTCAAGTGTCCGCCGTTACCTTGCGGAACCAAAACTCTGCCTCGTCAAAGCTCGTCTCTCGCTTCCAACGCGACAAAGAACAATTTCTTGTATCGGAGACATGCAAATGAACAATCGTCGCCGGAATTTACCAGGATCTACAAAGAGACGTTAGGATTGTTACGGCAAACGGTGATCGAGGAAGGAACGCAAGATCAAAGTGATACCATCGTCGGATCGCAAACGCGAGTAGTTGGTGGTCGAGCAAGTCAGCCTAAAGCTTGGCCCTTCTTGGTCGCCATTTACAAAGACGGTCATTTCCATTGCGGTGGTGTTATCATCAATGAAATTTACATACTCACCGCGGGTCATTGCATGGACAg ATATACGGAACATTATTTCGAAATACAGGCCGGTATCCTCAGGCGGCTTTCGTTTTCGCCGATGGCACAATTAAGAAAACCGAAGTATGTGCTCGTTCATCCGGGATATGCAAAGCGAGAGATGCAGAACGACATAGCGATCATCATGTTAGACAGGCGGCTTCTTTTTAATCGATGGGTTCGCCAGGCCTGCTTACCGTCGTTAGCTACCGCCGGTCGCGAATGGAAAGAGGGCCCATCGCCTCAATCCGTATGCGTTGCTACTGGATGGGGAGCCGTAAAAGAAGATGGACCCGAgc CGGATCATTTGCGAGAAGTGGAAGTACCGATTTTGCCATCGTGTAAGTATATGGCTGATAAGAACAACGCGACGATCTGCGCGGGATATCCCGAGGGTGGTCACGATGCTTGCCAGGGAGACAGTGGTGGTCCTTTAATGTGCAg AAACCCCAAATTAGAATCTCAGTGGTACGCGGCGGGCTTAATCAGCCATGGCGATGGATGCGGACGTCCAAATGAGCCCGGTGTTTATATGAAACTGAGTTACTATCTGGATTGGATTTTGGAATCGTCTGAAACTTTAC agaGCCAAGTAATGCCTTTGATGGGAAACAAACCCTTGGATTTATGTCCGGGATTTAGCTGCCAATCGAGCTTGCAAAAATGCTTACCTCGAGAAAAACGttgcgataaaattgtaaattgtttAGACGCAGAGGATGAGATCGGATGCGGATTTCTGAAAGTGAAGGGAAGATTCAAAGaatcgaattttaataatgtttctGCAAAGCAACAATCTAACAAAGTATTGAGcgaaagtacaaaaaaaaaaa aagCGAGCATAGAACCAACATCTTTTTCTACTGTCTCCTACTTCTTTCAGACAGAAACGCAAACGTATAGCAGTGAGAATTCAGATTCCTTAGATGCAATAACGCCCGCAACAACGATATCGCACGTTAAATTTACCTGCAAAAA TCTGTTTCAAACCATATCGGTCAgcaaaaaatgtaataaacgcTTAGATTGCGAAGACGGTACCGATGAAGAAAACTGCACGTGTAAGGATTACCTGTTAAACTTTCGTCCAACGACGATTTGCGACGGACATCTAGATTGCGATGACCAGACGGACGAGAAAAATTGCG GTATATGCAAAGATGACGAGTTCCACTGCAACAGGAGCGGAAATTTTTGTATCCcgatcgaaaaaaaatgcgataaaattttcaactGCCCTCTGAGAGAAGACGAGGTCGATTGCC TTGCGTTGACTTACGGAAAATACATGAACGTAGATAACGAGAACCGGCCAGTTTTAAACAGAGAAGGTTTGCTCAGTCAAAATTACAACGGAACGTGGCACTTGGCGTGTATTCAGCCGGATACATTGAAGAATCCCACTGTAATGTCAATGATCGGAAAAAATCTATGCAATTATCTTGGATTTGC AGGTTTGGAGCTGTTGGATAGAATCGTTGTGAACGAAACGGTGCTCGAAACGAGATTCTCACGGTGGAGCGACAACGTGACGAGCTATGAACCTTCACCGAGCCACGTCGAGGAAAACGAGAGAGGTGAGTCGTGCACGGCGCTACAGTTCCGCTGCAGACCGGTTTTGAGCAGCAGCGCCGATTCACTCCTGGTCGTCGATCCGAGAACCGGAGAATATACCTATCTGTGGCCGTGGCTAGCGGCCATCTTCGTCGACGGCCGATATCACTGCACGGCTTTACTCCTAGAATCGGACTGGCTTCTGTCCACTTCGAGTTGCACGAAGGCGATCAG ATTGTCGGTGAATTATACAACGGCTCTGGTCGGCCAGAGTCGCTCGTTCCTCCTCGTGGACGGACCGCATCAGCAGATATCGGTCGTTGACGAGATCGAAGACTTGAAAACAACGGATGTCTCGTTACTTCACTTAAAAACTGCAGTGAATTTTACTCGCTACGTGCAACCGCTGTTCTTTGAGAAAAa AATATATCCACCGACGAAGGACGATTTATGCGTGGCAATTGGTACAAACAAGGAACACCTGACGCAGTCGATTTTCCTTAAACCAGTTCTTCAAAACTGCGACAATTGCCATCGCTGTTTTGTCAAAACTCAAAGTGTCAAGTGTCTA AATAATGAAACTTCTTCAAATTGGAACGGACTGGTGTTTTGTCGAAACGAAGAGGGATGGTATCCCGCGGCTGTATTTTACGAAAACGACGGCTTGTGCAGCTTCCGAAACGTGCAAAACCTGACGAGCATTGATTACATATATGCCTACCTCACGCAAGCTTTAG AGAAAGCTCCACAACGAACACCTGAGGCCACCTGCGACGGTGTCCGGTGCAATATCGGACAATGCGTCCCATGGAATCAAGTATGCGACGGCGTGGCAGATTGTCGAGATGGTGCGGACGAGAAGGATGAAATGTGTCTGCGAGTGCAACaaatgaaaaaggaaaacaaaatcAGCG AATGCGCAAAGTCGGAATTACGGTGCATAAATGGCGAATGTATCCCGAAGAGCGCGTTTTGCGACAGTAAAGTGGATTGCTCTGATGGAACGGATGAACCTGTAATATGCAGCTGCGCGGAATATTTAAAGCTGACTAAACCAGAGCGATTGTGCGACGGAGTGCGACATTGTTTCGATAAGACCGACGAATCTCCAGAAGAGTGTCAATGCACCGAGACTAGCTTTAAATGCAACAC AGAGAGCACAAATGTTACTTGTGTCTCACAAGATTTCGTGTGCGATGGCGACAATGACTGTCCGAACGGAGAGGACGAAGCAGAGTGCATAAAGGTGCGAGATCTCGCGGATAAAAG ACCTACTGCAAGTGAAGTGATGCAACGGACCTATGGTGTATGGCACACGCTGTGTTATTCGTCGGAAGAAACGTCACGGGAGGAGGAGGCAGCGAATGTGTGCCGCAAGAGTGGTTACTCAAACGGAATTATCGATTCCAAgcatcaaatttttaatcaatctgTTGTTCCATCTCTGGACGATTTCTACATGGTGCGATTAAATATGGACACGTGGATAACCATGCGCGAAGATAAGCCTTTAATAACTTTGGTCAAACCAGAAGAAGCCTGCTACCGCCTTTTTGTTAAGTGCAgctaa